In one window of Hevea brasiliensis isolate MT/VB/25A 57/8 chromosome 10, ASM3005281v1, whole genome shotgun sequence DNA:
- the LOC110651541 gene encoding uncharacterized protein LOC110651541, with amino-acid sequence MAGDQTDGKKPIDSIEIHQKALDDLVNVNSLFTIAVFVGLSFASPGQHSLENRPECDADPGVAMRLILYEVISFACFLLSSLVAKTLKVHLNIYQEDEFKQWHLKLGRGFMLYLSAIASIVGVVFLGLSMANVIQIRIGKLSCGSVYAYRAVGSLCGIVLLALSIYVPSMFYAIWKSLTYKPKSKPDPEDKPKA; translated from the exons ATGGCTGG GGATCAAACAGATGGGAAAAAGCCAATTGATAGTATAGAAATCCATCAAAAAGCATTAGATGACTTGGTGAACGTTAATTCTCTCTTTACAATAGCCGTGTTCGTGGGCTTGTCCTTTGCCTCTCCAGGCCAACACAGCCTTGAAAACCGACCTGAGTGTGATGCAGACCCAGGGGTGGCTATGAGGCTCATCCTTTACGAAGTTATATCCTTCGCTTGCTTCCTCCTATCAAGCTTGGTAGCCAAGACACTCAAGGTTCATCTCAATATTTACCAAGAAGATGAATTCAAACAATGGCATCTTAAGTTGGGAAGAGGCTTTATGCTATACTTATCAGCAATCGCATCAATTGTTGGGGTTGTGTTTTTGGGACTTTCCATGGCTAATGTCATCCAGATAAGGATTGGGAAGCTGTCTTGTGGGAGCGTATATGCTTATCGCGCAGTTGGATCACTGTGTGGAATAGTACTTCTTGCTCTCTCCATTTATGTACCATCCATGTTTTATGCTATATGGAAATCTCTCACTTACAAACCCAAATCCAAACCCGATCCCGAAGATAAACCCAAAGCATAA